The following coding sequences lie in one Jonesia denitrificans DSM 20603 genomic window:
- a CDS encoding dynamin family protein, with protein sequence MSIRTYDNKHKKRANLEVKTRIEALQEAVDAGRSWLDPELLTRCEQRLVAARHRVKLSLDHTVIVVAGTTGSGKSSLVNALAQHDVSPVSAHRPTTSVPRAVVWDATEEGRADAGDLLDWLGVREQHHFTGVDGQRRVVWPPWRPTPQTAEQGVGTVLGKRAFRRGLIVVDLPDVDSLAQEHRAIADPLMARADVVVWVTDPQKYADATFHRRLQALPHGTDIIVVLNHADRLTEDDAQACFADVQRVVRQTTSARVRVMMTSAVSGAGVRDVAAVLDLAASRRASMAATLNGQLRECGEEILSADPEGSGAAVSAAQVEELIDDLARALGVDRIADAVRRSALRHSHALTGWPLTSWVSTLRRDPLAAWGFVRHRDGERSMAGVGRGVSPVQRPLGVLDAGVRASISMAISDFVFDVSVGGPVRWREQVGAAVDGGYVGALDSAVSDGDVVSVQPASWWGVAVWVHRVFLLAMVVGLGWLSFLAVAAYLRLDVPNTPAWMGFPIPTIVTVAGVLGGVMFALLCRVLSMWYAQREARRVYRQLRSRVSGVVRVRVVEPVELWVDQRERCRVSALVAAR encoded by the coding sequence ATGAGTATTCGCACCTACGACAACAAACACAAGAAGCGTGCCAACCTTGAGGTGAAAACTCGGATAGAGGCGCTTCAGGAAGCGGTTGATGCGGGGCGTTCGTGGCTTGACCCGGAGCTGCTGACGCGCTGTGAGCAGCGGCTTGTGGCTGCGCGCCACCGGGTGAAGTTGTCCTTGGACCACACGGTGATCGTTGTGGCAGGGACGACAGGGTCTGGTAAGTCGTCTTTGGTGAATGCCTTGGCGCAGCATGACGTATCACCGGTGTCAGCGCACCGCCCGACAACCAGTGTCCCCCGGGCAGTGGTGTGGGATGCCACTGAAGAGGGGCGGGCAGACGCAGGTGATTTGTTGGATTGGCTTGGGGTGCGCGAACAACACCACTTCACGGGAGTTGACGGGCAACGCAGGGTGGTGTGGCCACCGTGGCGTCCAACGCCGCAGACAGCGGAGCAGGGGGTGGGGACGGTCCTGGGCAAGCGTGCGTTTCGGCGGGGTCTGATTGTGGTGGATCTTCCTGACGTGGATTCGCTTGCGCAGGAACACCGGGCGATTGCGGACCCGTTGATGGCTCGCGCAGACGTGGTGGTGTGGGTGACTGACCCACAAAAGTACGCGGATGCAACGTTCCACCGTCGGCTTCAGGCGTTACCCCACGGGACGGACATCATTGTGGTGTTGAACCATGCGGACCGGCTCACTGAGGATGATGCGCAGGCCTGTTTTGCTGATGTGCAACGAGTGGTGCGCCAGACGACGTCGGCGCGTGTTCGGGTGATGATGACCTCAGCGGTGTCGGGGGCGGGTGTTCGTGATGTGGCTGCGGTGCTTGATTTGGCTGCTTCGCGTCGCGCGTCGATGGCGGCGACTCTCAATGGTCAACTTCGCGAGTGTGGTGAGGAGATTCTCAGTGCTGACCCTGAGGGCAGTGGGGCGGCGGTCTCGGCTGCGCAGGTTGAGGAATTGATTGACGATCTGGCTCGGGCATTGGGGGTGGACCGCATTGCTGATGCTGTTCGCCGTTCGGCGTTACGTCATTCGCATGCGCTCACAGGTTGGCCGCTGACGTCGTGGGTGTCGACGTTGCGACGTGACCCGTTAGCCGCGTGGGGGTTTGTGCGTCACCGTGATGGTGAGCGATCTATGGCTGGGGTCGGCCGAGGTGTGTCCCCGGTGCAGCGTCCTCTTGGTGTGCTTGATGCTGGGGTGCGTGCGTCTATTTCAATGGCAATATCTGATTTTGTCTTTGATGTGTCGGTAGGTGGGCCGGTCCGTTGGCGTGAGCAAGTGGGTGCCGCGGTTGATGGTGGGTATGTGGGGGCGTTGGATTCCGCTGTGTCTGATGGTGATGTGGTCAGTGTGCAGCCGGCGTCGTGGTGGGGGGTGGCAGTGTGGGTGCACCGAGTTTTTCTTCTGGCGATGGTCGTGGGGTTGGGGTGGTTGAGTTTTCTTGCTGTTGCCGCCTACTTGCGCCTTGATGTTCCGAACACACCTGCGTGGATGGGTTTTCCTATTCCTACGATTGTCACGGTTGCAGGGGTGTTGGGTGGGGTGATGTTTGCGTTGCTGTGCCGGGTGTTGTCGATGTGGTACGCGCAGCGTGAAGCGCGGCGCGTGTACCGTCAGTTGCGTTCCCGGGTGTCGGGTGTGGTTCGGGTTCGGGTGGTGGAACCGGTGGAGCTCTGGGTGGATCAGCGTGAACGGTGCCGGGTGTCTGCGCTGGTCGCAGCCCGGTGA
- a CDS encoding acyl-CoA thioesterase, which yields MRIDIPVHLRWSDMDAYGHVNNVDMLRLLEIARIEAFWASESQTHHTGILDALPGSPTATYVARQEIEYLAPLTYRRDPVVVELWIGHIGGASLEVCYIVRDAGSGPDTVVYAQASTTLVMVDTATGKPRRITQVERETWLGYVGEPLSFRHRRSPR from the coding sequence ATGCGGATTGACATTCCCGTCCACCTACGGTGGTCAGACATGGACGCCTATGGTCACGTGAATAACGTGGATATGCTGCGGTTGCTTGAGATTGCTCGGATTGAAGCGTTTTGGGCGTCCGAGTCGCAAACACATCACACGGGGATTCTCGATGCTCTCCCTGGTTCACCAACAGCGACCTACGTTGCTCGCCAAGAAATTGAGTATCTTGCTCCGCTCACCTACCGGCGCGACCCGGTCGTTGTTGAACTGTGGATCGGTCACATTGGAGGTGCTTCACTGGAGGTGTGTTACATCGTCCGGGACGCAGGTTCTGGTCCTGACACGGTTGTTTACGCACAAGCCTCGACAACGTTAGTCATGGTCGACACCGCGACGGGAAAACCGCGACGCATCACCCAAGTTGAGCGTGAAACGTGGTTGGGGTACGTCGGTGAACCACTATCGTTCCGGCACCGGCGGTCACCGCGCTAA
- a CDS encoding acyl-CoA thioesterase: MSERPQHKKTPYTPDITRIEADPLGHLLRVMDLEYNGDVSGEDVYSGESVHQPSGRVYGGQVLAQSLLAAGRTVDPARPPHSLHGYFLRPGDIHQPVDFTVERLRDGGSFSARRAHAYQSGQAILSMIASFQEVQDGRELAEPMPDVERPDNLQSAHDELAHIDHPVAAFWTRQSAFDIRHVEPSIYLSPDTRGVTRQGVWMKARGVVQGPQLLHRALLAYACDQIMLEPILRGLGQSWVSPGLSIASLDHAMWWHRDVSVDEWFLFIQDSPSAQGGRGLGLSRVYQEDGTLIATTAQEGMTRFAGQHPARSEFTRPAPQDPK, from the coding sequence ATGTCTGAGCGTCCGCAGCACAAGAAGACCCCGTACACCCCTGATATTACCCGCATCGAGGCGGACCCGTTAGGTCACCTGTTGCGTGTCATGGATTTGGAGTACAACGGGGACGTGTCTGGTGAAGATGTGTACTCTGGGGAGTCAGTTCACCAGCCTTCGGGCCGGGTGTACGGCGGGCAAGTTCTTGCCCAGTCACTTCTTGCTGCTGGGCGCACCGTTGACCCCGCCCGCCCGCCTCATTCGCTCCACGGATATTTTCTGCGCCCTGGCGATATTCACCAACCGGTGGATTTTACCGTGGAACGTCTTCGTGATGGCGGGTCGTTTTCTGCTCGTCGCGCGCACGCCTACCAAAGTGGGCAAGCAATTTTGTCCATGATCGCTTCGTTTCAAGAAGTTCAGGATGGGCGTGAACTTGCCGAACCGATGCCCGACGTGGAACGACCCGATAACCTCCAATCAGCTCACGACGAGTTAGCTCACATTGACCACCCTGTGGCAGCTTTTTGGACACGTCAGTCCGCCTTTGACATTCGTCATGTGGAACCATCGATCTACCTCTCCCCCGACACTCGTGGTGTCACACGGCAGGGAGTGTGGATGAAAGCGCGAGGAGTAGTCCAAGGACCCCAACTGTTGCACCGAGCGTTACTTGCCTACGCGTGCGACCAAATCATGTTGGAACCGATCCTGCGTGGTCTGGGCCAATCATGGGTCTCCCCCGGTTTGTCCATTGCCAGCTTGGACCATGCCATGTGGTGGCACCGTGATGTGTCAGTTGATGAGTGGTTCCTCTTCATCCAGGATTCTCCCTCCGCTCAAGGTGGTCGCGGACTGGGGTTGTCTCGGGTTTACCAAGAAGATGGAACGTTGATTGCAACGACCGCGCAAGAGGGCATGACCCGCTTTGCCGGTCAACACCCGGCTCGCTCAGAATTCACGCGACCTGCACCCCAAGACCCCAAGTGA
- a CDS encoding globin: MTETQDTGPSRQSLYEAMGGHETFVALVTEFYRDIPGDPILGPMYPEDDWDGAVARLTGFLEQYWGGPTTYSQERGHPRLRMRHAPFKVNPAARDAWLSHMRRAVTTLGLAPLHEAMLWDYLERAAHSLVNTFDE; this comes from the coding sequence GTGACAGAAACACAAGATACTGGCCCATCGCGGCAGTCGTTGTACGAGGCAATGGGTGGGCATGAGACCTTTGTTGCTTTGGTGACTGAGTTTTACCGGGACATCCCTGGTGATCCGATTTTGGGTCCGATGTACCCTGAGGATGATTGGGATGGAGCCGTTGCGCGGCTGACGGGTTTCCTTGAACAGTATTGGGGTGGTCCTACCACGTATTCGCAAGAGCGTGGGCACCCGCGATTACGGATGCGACATGCACCCTTTAAGGTCAATCCCGCAGCACGTGACGCGTGGTTGTCGCATATGCGTCGGGCGGTGACCACGCTGGGTTTGGCACCACTGCATGAGGCGATGTTGTGGGATTACCTTGAGCGCGCTGCACACTCGTTGGTGAACACGTTCGATGAGTGA
- the ptsP gene encoding phosphoenolpyruvate--protein phosphotransferase, whose amino-acid sequence MAEEVSATVAGIGVCSGVVHGRVYHLTGPVIEPAPGVRLSPHDDHDAQAARIAQAAQDVHGELEDAARRSQVSSTRDMLEATALLAVDPTLLDSARERVLHDHLQPERAVWEAAGKVCEQFRELGGYFAERTSDIADVRDRIIAKLTGRLAPGLPLVDTPYVLVAPDIPPSVAATLDEDMVLAIVTDGAGPTSHAAIIANAKGIPAVVAAHGATDALPPGAWVLVNGSAGTVVLDPAPHLLTQAKGQTESRRVFHGGGATKDGHTVELLANIGDPAGAREAVAAGAKGVGLFRTEFCFLDRRTPPSLEEQVDHYSLVFTAFAGCKVVIRTLDSGADKPLPFMTFGSEENPALGVRGFRSVREAPELLDTQLQAIATAAQSCSADVWVMAPMIATVDETQEFIDACHRHGLSQAGIMMETPSSALMAEHLMAIAEFASIGTNDLTQYALAADRMLGSLAELNDPWQPAVLRLVDTAVKGARAQGRPVGVCGEAAAQPALALVLVGLGVTSLSMSARSLADVSSALGAVDMARCEQVARAALAASSAAEARARVRELVPELTGLAL is encoded by the coding sequence GTGGCCGAGGAAGTGTCAGCGACCGTCGCAGGTATTGGGGTGTGTTCTGGTGTTGTGCATGGACGTGTATACCACCTGACTGGCCCAGTTATTGAGCCTGCTCCAGGGGTGCGGTTAAGTCCGCACGACGATCATGATGCCCAGGCTGCGCGTATTGCTCAAGCAGCCCAGGATGTTCATGGTGAGTTGGAGGATGCTGCTCGCCGATCCCAGGTCTCTTCCACTCGTGACATGTTGGAGGCGACTGCGCTTTTGGCGGTTGACCCCACGTTGCTTGATAGTGCGCGGGAGCGAGTGTTGCATGACCATCTTCAGCCTGAGCGTGCTGTGTGGGAGGCTGCCGGGAAAGTCTGTGAGCAGTTCCGTGAGTTGGGTGGGTATTTTGCGGAGCGGACTAGTGACATCGCTGATGTCCGTGACCGGATTATTGCGAAGTTGACGGGGCGTCTTGCACCTGGGTTACCTCTCGTTGATACCCCGTATGTACTTGTTGCTCCGGATATTCCTCCTTCAGTCGCAGCGACCTTGGATGAGGACATGGTGTTAGCGATTGTCACTGACGGGGCTGGACCTACCTCGCATGCAGCCATCATTGCCAATGCCAAGGGCATTCCTGCTGTTGTTGCAGCTCATGGCGCCACCGATGCGCTACCACCTGGGGCATGGGTGTTAGTCAATGGGAGCGCTGGCACTGTTGTTCTCGATCCTGCGCCACATCTTCTTACCCAAGCCAAGGGGCAGACCGAAAGTCGGCGCGTGTTTCATGGTGGAGGCGCGACAAAGGATGGTCATACCGTTGAATTGTTGGCAAATATTGGCGATCCTGCCGGGGCGCGTGAGGCTGTTGCCGCGGGCGCCAAAGGGGTGGGCCTTTTCCGCACGGAGTTCTGCTTTTTGGATCGTCGCACTCCCCCATCATTGGAGGAGCAGGTTGATCACTATTCCTTAGTGTTCACCGCATTTGCTGGATGTAAAGTGGTCATCCGCACATTGGATTCTGGTGCGGACAAACCGTTGCCGTTTATGACGTTTGGGTCTGAGGAGAACCCTGCGCTGGGTGTTCGCGGGTTTCGCTCTGTGCGCGAGGCACCGGAGCTTCTTGACACCCAGTTGCAGGCGATAGCGACCGCTGCTCAATCATGTTCAGCAGACGTGTGGGTGATGGCTCCGATGATCGCCACCGTGGATGAGACCCAGGAATTTATTGATGCGTGCCACCGGCATGGTTTGTCGCAGGCCGGCATCATGATGGAGACCCCGAGTTCGGCGTTGATGGCTGAGCATCTCATGGCGATAGCTGAGTTTGCATCGATTGGTACCAACGATTTAACGCAATACGCGTTAGCCGCGGACCGGATGTTGGGGTCGTTGGCTGAGTTGAATGATCCGTGGCAGCCAGCAGTGTTGCGTTTGGTTGACACGGCGGTGAAGGGAGCGCGGGCGCAGGGGCGTCCGGTAGGGGTGTGCGGTGAGGCTGCAGCACAGCCTGCGTTGGCCCTTGTGTTGGTGGGGCTGGGGGTGACGTCCTTGTCCATGTCAGCTCGTTCGCTTGCCGATGTGTCCTCTGCGTTGGGTGCGGTTGATATGGCCCGTTGTGAGCAGGTTGCGCGTGCTGCGTTGGCGGCGTCCAGTGCGGCCGAAGCTCGTGCCCGGGTTCGTGAGTTGGTGCCTGAGCTGACCGGGTTGGCTTTGTGA
- a CDS encoding glucose PTS transporter subunit EIIB, with product MGKAHNILEALGGETNVVELEPCITRLRVEVKDADAVNDDQLKEAGAFGVVRSGRIVQVIVGPDADKLAAELHNTL from the coding sequence ATGGGGAAGGCTCACAACATCTTGGAAGCTCTCGGCGGCGAAACGAACGTCGTTGAGCTCGAGCCGTGCATCACACGCCTTCGCGTCGAAGTCAAAGATGCTGACGCAGTCAACGACGACCAACTTAAAGAAGCTGGTGCTTTTGGTGTCGTCCGCTCGGGACGCATCGTGCAGGTGATCGTTGGCCCCGACGCCGACAAACTTGCAGCCGAGCTCCACAACACGCTGTAA